ATAATCTATTCTATTCCTTTTATATCATCTTCCACTACTTGTATTCGTCCAAGTGTGTTTAGACCCTATGAAACCCATGTCAATCGAACCCATAGCATTACGACCCAATTATCTATGGAATTATTCTTAGAATGCTGACCTTTTTTGTTTAAACGGATATTGAGATCACAGCCCATGGCTGGTACACATTTTCACTCAGATCTTTCAAAAAATCCCATTGGTTTTTCCCTCAGATCATAAGCACAGGACAGTAAACATTCTTCTTTTGATCAGTCTGATTTTATTAGGATATGTATCACATTGTCAGCAGAAGACACAATTTCACATGGAAAACCATTTTTCCAAAGAAGAATTAAACCACCTGAGAGGCTTACTGAGTTGACTATCCAACTGTTAGGGTATTGAAATCTTTGTAACAGAAATTTTAGCCCTGTCTgaatcttctatttttgttttggAAAGGAAAATTAAATGTGGGTCATGCTCCCTAATTATGTCTGCTAAGTAATCTCCAGTGTCTTTGGCTACAAAGCCTTGAACATTCCACCCAAGCAATTTCATATGTTATGATGATCAATTTTAATTGCAATAAAACTAACATGCAGGACATTGAAAAATTAGGAAGCAAAATTGAAACAGAGATGGGTATAGTTTTATAAGTTACCTGGTGATCAGCACTTGGAGCTTTTCCCCGGAGAGCGGTTCTGATCTGACACTGTTCCATGGTAAGACTGTTGAGAGTTAGGCGTCTAAGATTGATTATCCAAAATTACATGTGTATTTTCAGATGGAATCAGAGGGATGGTAACTTTACTGATTTGATTCAAAATGCTGAATGAGAGATTGAATGGGTTCCTTATAAGCTATGGCTTCATGTATCTTGTCTGGATCTTCATTATGAGCATTCAAATCATCAGCTGTGATATCAAATTCTCCCATTGCAAGATAGGCTCTAAGCAGATTCATGTGACTTCCTGACTCTCTATTTAGGGAATCATAGAGAGCCGAGTCTTGATTATTTGTTTGGAGACTATCAGAGCTATTTTGATTAATCTGATGATTAGGAACCAAACTCTTCCTAGACTCCCCCATTTCTAATCTAATCCTCTTACCACTTCTTTCAAAGCTGTTCTCTCTCTCCCTTCTACTATTAATAACTGTTATCATACCTTGGGCGTCATAATCAATGCTCGTGACTGGGACCATCGTGTTGTCTGCCGGATTGACCAACTCAGCTGAatgttgttgatgctgataaCTGATAAGTTGATAACTGCGAGTGTTGAATTTGAGAAGCATTGTTGGAGTCCCCTGCTTGTGGTGTATTTGTTACATTTATGACATGCGGAACTATTGCATGTTGGTTCCCATTCTCTGTATGCACTTCTGGAACAACTTCAAGTTGTGTTTGATGCACAGGGCTGTGACTCGCATTCCACGATTATCCAGGTTGGACCATGACGGTGGGTAAATGACAGAGTTAGTAGACAGGTAGCCTCTtttttgttggagaagaaaatTTGCAATCCTTTCACAGTCTTGCTCTTTGTGATCAATAGTATAACAATGACCACAAAGGTTGTTTCTCGTAGAATATATGAAGCCATACTTCTTCACCTACCGTGTTTTTTAACCAAAAGCGATTGTGTGCTTTTATAATTTAATCATAGGTTAAAAACACCGTTTGTGAATGTGAGACACTTGTTCCATGGATTCTGAGATTTGGATAACTTAATCATAGATTTAGGCTGCCAGCAACTAAAGTTTCCGTAAGCGTGAGAAAGAGAGAATTAAAATAAATAGCTAATATTGGTAGAAGAGAAAATTGTCAGACAGATTAAAGAAAGATTTGTAGATAAACAAGGCTAATTAATAGTAGGAAAGATTGAGGAACAACAAACGTGTGTCAGGTAAAACCACTCCGACCACCAAGTTGAGCTCCAAATGCGTCACAACCCTGTTACACAGACATGAAAAGGTTTAATTAGATAAAGGATCGAAGGAAAGCTTAAAACGGTAATAAAATTGTATAAAGGTATGAAGAAAAGGCGATTAAAAAATGCAAAAGATTAAATTCAAGATCATTTGATCGTGGATATGGATAGTGAGTACTTTGTGTTGTTATTGGCTTTTTAGGTCTTTGTCGTTTGCACAAGTGATGGAGAGGGATTTATCCCGTGCTGTAAACCCACCTAGTTTTTCCAATATAGTTTCCTTTTCCCCAAAAAGAACAAGCTCTCACTGTTTTCACTCTGTCGTGCAAGATCTAGTTCTTAGAAATATGGCTGACCACCGAATATGTCTCATCGTATACATACAGGATTAACCCTGTCAATTACATGTAAGAGTATATGTCCTCTATAGATAATTACTAGGGTATCAACCTCTCGTACGCCTTCGGCGTGTTGTTGTTTTAATTTTAGTCGTGTTTTCACCAAATACGGATTGGTGCAAGCCTTGAGGATATTTTATGCTGGGAGTTTGTTTTTCACCAAATACTAAAATAACAAACTAATAAAATCATCCAATCTaaagaaatattaaaaattaCATGTACCATTACTTCTTTTaaaattaaaagaagcatcaaattCTACAATAATACTTCAGGATACACTACATTTTTTGTTACTGGATCTAAAGACACATTTGATTCATTTGGAAATAATAAAGTAATTCTCTATGCAGCAGTACACCTGGACAATGCGACATATAGCTTACCATGACTAAATACTGGAGTACGTAAATCAATTCCCACATACTTCACCGATTGTCCCTGGGATTTGTTAATAGTCATCGCATATGCAACGTGTATGGGAAATTGACGTCTTTCCATTTGTATGTTTAGCTCTGAAGCTGAAGGTTGAAAAGTTATTCTAGGGATGAATACTACTTCACCAGCTTTTTCTCCAGTTATGATTTTAGCTTCAATCACGTGTCGTCCGCACCTCGTCACCACCAGTCTTGTACCATTACAAAGGCCTTCTTTCGGTGCCAGATTTCTCAGCAACATAATGGGACATCCAACTTTGAGGTCTAGCTTAAATGGAGGTGTTCCTGGTGGACTTAAATTGTTGAGAAATTCAGTTGTAAAATCCGAATCCCTTCCATGATCATCCCGAATCATTTTGTCAGCAGCAAAATACGTGTAAGTCTCcccatgtaatctttctaatgcatCCATATTAATCTTATGGACGTCTTCATTACGTGGAGATAAAATGATCCTCTCGGTTAAGTATTTGGGAGACATTGGTTCGTCCATTACCAACAGAGGATACACCGAAGATATTAGCTCATGCATGTTTTGACATCTACCCATTGTCGATGGCAGATTAACAACCTCTTTAGGGTTCGTTCCAATCTACATACCAATTAATCGGATTTAAAATAACTATGTATACGATAAATATAGTTTTACTCAATGAAATTTCATTACCTCAAGCAAGTAGTCAGCAAACTCCAAATTTTCCGGTTCCTGCTCCAATCGCATATTTTGGTTTAACGTCAAGACAGTAATGTAATCCCAAAGCAATGAACCTCTTATAGATGCTCCAACAGTTTGTTCTCGACTTGCATTCGAGACCACTGGTAAAGTCTGTCTAAAGTATCCACCCAAGACGACTGTTACACCTCCAAAGTGTCTGTCATCACTGCGAATATCTCGTAGTAGGCGATCAACTGCTTCCACACAAAATCTATGTTGCATTGAAACTTCATCACATATGATCAATCTTACTTCTTTCAGCAGCTGGGCATAATCCGAGTCTTTACTAATACTAATACTATTATCATCTTGGACTTCAAATGGAATCTTAAAAGTTCTATGTGCCGTTCGACCTCCATCAAGAAGTAGTGAAGCGATACCAGATGAAGCAACAGTTAAGACTATTTTTCCATCTTTACGACATCTTCTTGCTATTGTGTTGTACAAAAAAGTTTTTCCAGTCCCTGCACTCCCATTCAGAAAAAACATTCGTCCATTGCGATCATTCACAGAATCCACTATCGCATTGTACGCCGAACGTTGAGCGACATTCAATTTCTCAATATCTGACTGAATCACCGAATCACTTAATGCAAACTGAAGTTGTCTATGGTCCCAAATGTATCTGTTACCTACTATTTGACCCCAATCATGTCTTGGTCTCGGCATTGATTCATATTTTTCTAGTTTTTTTCCAGATCGTTGAAGCAGTTGATCCAACAGGTATAATCCGTAATCCATTGCCAGTTCATCTGTTGGATTTTGGATGTTAAACCTTGTTCGCAATCTACGTGGTAGATCATCACATATATTCATTCCAAATTTCGCCCACAACACCTCCGGTCTTGATGGATTACATTGCGATAGGATAATACAAAATAGTTTCCTCAGCTGATTTCCATTTTGCATAACCACTGCTTCTTGAAGACATTTTTCCGATTCTCCATCATGTGCTAAAATCCCAAGTGCAATACATGCATCTTGAAACGTATTGTGCACCTCGTCTACGTCTCCATTActtaaagtcttcaagtcttcaaaagaATTAGCACCTCTAACAGTTGTGAGTAACATACGTAAGTAGTACAACTCTCCAGCGTTAGGGCTAACAAAATACA
This genomic window from Papaver somniferum cultivar HN1 unplaced genomic scaffold, ASM357369v1 unplaced-scaffold_176, whole genome shotgun sequence contains:
- the LOC113337723 gene encoding uncharacterized protein LOC113337723; this translates as MNEIKEKKVFGTVVAHVHTIEFQKRGQPHMHALIFLKDSEKIRTADMVDKFVSAEFPNEINDPILFDTVSKCMVHGPCGERDPYAACMEKGKCTEGYPKKYTDTTTLDEGGYPSYRRLRDGIEVTVRNNKKAYNIDVVPYNPHLSRMFNCHINVEICAGIRGVKYINKYIYKGGDRATMVLREHDEIQQYIDARYIGPPEAVWRLIEYHVHEEYPVVQRSAIHLQNRQRVVYNTRQSMTSVIRTSHEHMTNLMGNFEYYAKNPNAPAYTYQQFPQHFVWCKKVKQWKIRQQGFAFGRMYFVSPNAGELYYLRMLLTTVRGANSFEDLKTLSNGDVDEVHNTFQDACIALGILAHDGESEKCLQEAVVMQNGNQLRKLFCIILSQCNPSRPEVLWAKFGMNICDDLPRRLRTRFNIQNPTDELAMDYGLYLLDQLLQRSGKKLEKYESMPRPRHDWGQIVGNRYIWDHRQLQFALSDSVIQSDIEKLNVAQRSAYNAIVDSVNDRNGRMFFLNGSAGTGKTFLYNTIARRCRKDGKIVLTVASSGIASLLLDGGRTAHRTFKIPFEVQDDNSISISKDSDYAQLLKEVRLIICDEVSMQHRFCVEAVDRLLRDIRSDDRHFGGVTVVLGGYFRQTLPVVSNASREQTVGASIRGSLLWDYITVLTLNQNMRLEQEPENLEFADYLLEIGTNPKEVVNLPSTMGRCQNMHELISSVYPLLVMDEPMSPKYLTERIILSPRNEDVHKINMDALERLHGETYTYFAADKMIRDDHGRDSDFTTEFLNNLSPPGTPPFKLDLKVGCPIMLLRNLAPKEGLCNGTRLVVTRCGRHVIEAKIITGEKAGEVVFIPRITFQPSASELNIQMERRQFPIHVAYAMTINKSQGQSVKYVGIDLRTPVFSHGKLYVALSRCTAA